GCATTGACAACGGCTTGATGACCCCTACCCTCAAGCTCAAGCGCAAGAACTTGATGGCTTACTACGAAGATGCCATCGAGCAGATGTATGGCAAGCCCATCGAAAGCTGGAAAACAAAAGCCTAGGAATGGTTGAATTCAGGGTTTTGGAACCTTGAATGAATTCATGTAAGTTACATTAAATAAGCCATATTATCTCTTGGAGGCCCATATGACATGCATGTACAGGCTAAAGAACTGTTGTTGTCCAAAGCCATGGCCCTGCAACCCGATGCTCCGGCAGTAAAAATGCCCGCTCGACTATGCAGCCTCGAGAACCCAAGAAGTGCTCAGAATCCTCACCCGGTTGTTTGCCAGTGTTGATCTTCGCCTCTGCCTCATTACGGCAGTGACACCCGCGTCAGCCGCTTCGTCGCTTGCACGGCCGGCCTCCTGCTGGCGACAACTGCAGCATCGCAAATGCATAGAGCCATCACCTATGCATCCATGCACTGACTGATATGGCGCTATGTGAGCTGGCGAAGTTTCATAAATCCCTGCGACAGTTGCTGATTTCACTGCTCATCGGCAGATGTCTGCACGCCATCGTATGCTTCGCTGGCCTGGTTGCATCCGCGGCGCATAGCCTGCCCTGCAATCTCCGGAACATGAAAGTACTAAGCGGACTACTGCCCGTGATCGCTCTCAGCGCATTGCGTTTCCACTGCCCTACCCTCACCGGCAAGAACCTGGCCGGTCGTCACTGCCAAAGCATTCAACCAGCGCGAAGTCGGGCTTCATTCAACGCACCACGGCGCCGATATTGATCTGTGCGTCATATGGGACAGGTGCATGCCGCCTCCTTTGCCACGCACCGTGACTATCCAGCCTTGCAGGGCCGGTTGATGCGTCACCTTCATCAGATGCGCCTCGGAAATTTCATAGGCCTGCGCGATCTCGGGAATCGTGCACAGCCGCTGGGATCAGAGTGAGAAGCATCGAAGGATTCCGTTGAAGCGGATTGTCTGGACTTGATCGCTGGCTGGGCTGCGGACAGTCCAGCAGGGGGTAGGCGCGGCCGAATCAGCAATGGCACAAAGCGCCACAGGTACAGGGCAAAGGCCAGCCACCTTCATCGGCTGCGCCCAGGCCAAATACCAGCAGCGGCAGACCGTAACTTGCTTCCAAGTCTCGTCAGCATGCAGGTTCTGATGCCTTGTCGATCATTGATGCGAGTCCTTGAGCAGCCGCCAGGGAGTCAAGGCGCAGCCGTCACGCCATCACAATATGGAACCGACCTTTGTGCAGGTAAGGGCCGCCGCACGGTGAAGCAAGGCGGACTGCACAGCAGCTGTTTTCTGAACCAGAACCACAACAGCAAGGGCCGCCCCACTCTTCACCACGCCCGGTCGATGAAGTCGAACTAGATACATTTCATGCCTCAACAACCTGCAGCAGCGCAAGCCACGAAGGAGGCGTCAGGAGAGCTGTTTTGATAGCTGTCATCGCTTTATGGGTAAGCGATAGAGGCGTTTTTACTTGCTTTCAAAGTTTTGATTGTCATCAAGAAATCGTCTGAATACTGATGCAGTGTGTTGCTTTGGCCGGCCCGGAGTGTGAGTATGAATACGGCATTCGATCGAATTCATTGCTCAACAACAGGCGCGCTGACGCGCCAGGAGGCTGGATATGTTCAAGCACATTTTGATTCCTACGGACGGCTCGAAACTCTCCGAGGCCGCGCTACGCGCGGGCATGCAGTTGGCCAAGGAGCAAGGTGCAAAGGTAACGGCGCTGTATGTAATGCCGGATTACACCGCCATGATCTATGGTGCTGAGGCGATGATGGCCTACAACTCTGCAGAAATGGCTAAGAGCGCTGAGAAGGAAGCCGACCAGGTGCTCAAGATTGCGACGGACATCGCCGCAGCCGAGGGCGTGGACTGCAAGACCGCACGGATGACGAATATCTCTATCAGCCAGGCCATCATCCACCAGGCGCAAGACAGCCATTGCGATCTGATCTGCATGGCATCGCACGGCCGCAAGGGTATCGCCGGCATTTTGCTGGGCAGCGAAACCCAGCGCGTGCTGGTCAACAGCAGCATTCCGGTATTGGTGCATCGCCCCGTGTGATTCATCAGCACTGCGAGTGAAAGCCTCGGGCGCTCGTCTCGTCTGAGGCTTTCACCTTTGCAGGAATGAACCAGATCGAAAACATCACCCCCTACGAGCGAATCGCCTATCAATGCGCACCGGCGAAACAGCTGCCACTGGCTGCTGACTGTGCCAGCCTGATTACCGCCCCCCAGGCCGCCCATCGGTTCAATCTGCCTCAGGTCAAAAGGGCAGCAGCACCAGGATGCGTGATGGCATTGAACAGCTATGGAGTTCTAAATCATGGAACAAACCTGCATTCAAGGTCTGACTTCCTTTCTGTGGCCGGGCAGAAAACAGCAGCTCCCCAGATGAATGTCAGCCATGTACTCGCAACCTCCGCCGGCATGAAAGTCAGCGCCGAGGTCGAGCTCATCGCCATCAATGTCAAGGTCGCGTGCCATGACGAAGCGGCTTGATGGGTGAAAGAATGCACCGGCGTGCAATCCTTGACGTTGCTCGCTTTATACAAGGTCTTGGCACGATGCAAAGCATTCTGCATCTTGCTGCGCAACTCGAAACCTAGATCAATGCCATTGCTTTCGCACAAAGATAGAGGTTCCCACCAAAAACAAGATGCGTAGTCAGTCCCACCGCGCGGTTGCGCCAGGGACGAGGTGTTTTTCCGCTAGCCACCCCAGCTCCTAACGCTGGCTGCAGAACGAACCAGGGCAGCGCCACGGTTGCTGCGCCAAATACCAGCGCGGGCACTAGGGCAGGATCCTCTGTCCACGAAGGTTCCGCAATGCTCAAGAACATCATGGCAAACAGGATGCCGGTCAGGTAATGCACCGTCCAGCCAATGATTTTTTCGCCATGTGCAGCGCAAGCTTCTCCAATGGACTGGTGGAACCAGGTACCGCTTCGCCAGTGGAGGCACCAGCGTCCAAGCAGTGCGTAATTCAGGGTGGCAACGCCCATGCGGCGCAGCATTGCAGACCACAGGTCCATCAGCAATGTCGCGCCGATACCGACAGCCAGAGCCGGTGTAAAAATACTCGTCAGATTAATCATTTCCTAGCATCGCCTCTGAGGATTACAGTGATGCGAACCACTGTAGGTGCTCAAGTGCACTTGAGCGCAAGAGCTGAATATGGAAATCTCAGAAGTAGTAAGAAGAACCGGGCTACCCCCATCGACACTTCGCTTCTACGAAGAGAAGGGATTGATACATTCCATCGGCCGACAGGGACAGCGACGCCTGTTCGATGCACAGGTACTGGAGCGACTGTCCGTCATCGCCCTTGGGTGCGCTGCCGGGTTCTCACTGGAAGAAATCCGCTCAATGCTGCCCTCTGACGGAAAAGTGCAGGTCAGTCGCGAAATGCTGCTTGCCAAGGCAGATCAGGTGCAGCAGTCCATCAAGCGGCTGAAGGCCGTGCGTGACGGCTTGCGGCATGCGGCCAATTGCCCTGAGAAAAATCATCTGGATTGCGCTAGGTTTCAAGGACTGATGCATGCAGCCCTGGCAGGGAAAATCACGCCATTAACAGTCGCAGCCAGCAAAGCCAAAGGGGTTGAGCTCCTGCTCTGATGGTTCACCGAGCAATCCACAGCCAACCGCTGTAGGTCACCCCAAGCCTGCACGAATGTCCGCCGAGACAAACGTTCTGGATCACCGCATCCCGGCTGTGCCTGCTAGCTGTACCCCGCTGGTCATTTCCTGGCAGAGTAAGTCGCAAAGCTTGGCGGGCTGATTGCGACCTTTTTAGCTTCAGGCAGCCCAGGCTGAACTTCCTGTGCGTGCTGCTGGCCGCCGCACTTGCGAAAGCTTCCTGTACGGATTGAGCCTGCGGTTCTTACTGCGGCTGGAGTTGAATGTTTTTGGCCATGGCGCGAAATTTGACGGTGTCTTCCCTGAGTTTCCGCTCCGCCTCAGCCAGCGTCTGGGGTTGCGGCGCTTCCGATCCGGTGGCCGCAATCTGGCGCCGCACCTCGGGATCACGCAGCACTTCGGCCAGTGCCTTGTTCAGACGTACCACCATGTCCTCGGGAGTTTTGCGGCTCACCATGAGACCGGCCCAGGTGGAATGGCTGAAGTTCTTCAGAATCTGGCCTTCGCCAAGAGCGGGCACAGAGGTATCCAGCTCGCTGCGTGTGGGAGCCAGCCACCCGATGAGCCTCAGGCGCCCCTGCTCGGACATTCCCTTGAAGCTCGTTGCATAGGGCAGGATGGCAAAGTCGATGCTGTTTCCTCCGACATCCTGCACCATGGGTGCCATGCCCTTGTAGGGCACATGCGTGACGTGGATCTGGGTCTGCTGCGCCATGCTTTCAGCCAACAGGTGATACATGGAGCCCATGCCGACGCTGCCATAGGACAGACCTTTGTCCTGGGTCTTGGCATAGGCAATGAATTCATCGACGTTGCGCACCGGCAGTGTGGAGCGGGTCAGCAAAACCAGCGGATTCACTGCCACCTGGCCCAGCATGCGAAAGTCTTCGGCTCTTAGCTTCACGGCGGCGTTGACCATCGGCGAGAGAATCACCTCGTTGGGTGAGCCGAGAAAGATCATGTGCCCGTCAGCGGGCGCGTTCAACACCTTCTGCGCGGCCAGTGATCCGCTGACGCCGCCCAGATTGTCCACAATGACCTGCTGGTTCAAGGCCCGGCCCAATGCCGCGCTTATCGCCCGGGCGATCGAATCCGACAGGCCACCGGCCGGATACGGAACGAGCAAAGTCACCACACGCAGATCGGCTGCCCGGGCAGCGCCCATTGCGAATGGGGCCACACACAAGGAAGCCAACGACAGGACGAAGGCATGTCGACGGAAGGTGGAGACGGTTTTTTTCATGATCAGCTTGGGGCGTGGGTTGAAAGAAAGAAATGGGCCAGAGCCGTCCAGAATGTGGCGCCGGTTTCGAGGTTGCGATCGTTGAAGTCGAAACTGGGGTTGTGCACATTGCAGGGTCCCGAGGCGCTGCCATGTGTGTGACCGTTGTCACCATTGCCTATGAAGAGGTAGCAACCAGGGCGCTCTTCCAGCATGTAAGCGAAATCCTCACTCGCGCACAGCGGATCGGCATTGGCTATGACCCGCGCATCGCCGAACAGCGACCGCGCTATACCCATCGCAAGCCGGGTTTCAGCGGGAGAGTTGACCAGCACCGGGTAGCCGCGCTCATAGGTGATGTGACACTGTGCGCCAAAGCTGTCGGCCTGACCTTGCGCCACAGCCCGAATGCGCTCCTCCAGCAGGTCGCGCACCTCGGGCTTCAGGGCCCGGATGCTCAACTCCAGTTCGGCGGTCTCCGGGATCACGTTGTAGGTTTTCCCGGCCTGAAGGCGTCCCACGGTGATTACTGCAGATGCCAGCGGATCTACATTGCGTGCGACGATGCTTTGCAAGGCCATTACTGTGGACGCGGCAACCACCGTAGGATCGGTCGCCAGGTGCGGCATGGCGCCGTGGCCGCCGCAGCCCTCGAACACCAGAGTTGCCCTATCGGAGGAGGCCATGCAAGCCCCTTCACGAAACAGGATCTGGCCCTGCTCCATGCCTGGCATGTTGTGCATGGCAAAGACCGCGTCGCAGGGAAAGCGCGAAAACAGTCCCTCCTTCATCATGCGCTGGGCGCCGCCCGCACCGCCCAGTTCTTCCGCAGGCTGGAAGATCAGATGCAGCATGCCATCCATTACATGCTTGCCTTCGCGATGCAGCTTGGCTAACGCCTGTGCCGCGCCAAGCAGCATGGTGGTGTGACCATCGTGCCCGCAACCGTGCATTTTTCCGGGCACCTCGCTGGCCCATGGCAGGCCCGTGTCCTCCTGAATGGGCAGTGCGTCCATTTCCGCACGCAGTCCCAGGCGTCTGGAACCAGGGCCAAACTTCAGGGAGCCAACCAATCCTGTTCCCGCGAGGCCGGTGGTGACTTCATAGCCCCATTCGTGCAGGCAATGCGCTACCAGCGCGCTGGTCTGGAACTCCTCAAAACCCAGTTCAGGCTGGCGATGGATGGCGTGCCGCCATGCAAGCATGGCATCGGTATCTATGTAGGAGCTGAATTTCGAGTGCATGCAAAAAATGTAGCGTCTCGGTCATCGCACCAAAAGCCGGTATATTTTCCGAGGAGACAACCAAAACGATTCACCCGATGAAAACCCTGCCCCCATGAAAAATCATCAGATTCGGGCTTTCACCCAGGTCGCCGAAAGCGGCTCCATACGTGCTGCCGCCCGTGCACTCTTTCTGAGCCAGAGCGCCCTGACCAAGTCGCTTCGCGAACTGGAGGAGGATGTAGGTGCAGAGCTGCTGGTACGCAGCTACAGGGGCATTGAGTTCACCCCGGCTGGAAAAGTGCTGCTATCCCATACACGCCTGGCGCTGTCGATGCTGGACAAGGCGCGCGAAGAGGTACGGCTGATCCGCGGCGGCTCGGGCGCCCGGGTGGCCGTGGCAATGTCGCCCCTGGTTTCGATCAAGGCGCTGCCCGAAGTCTGGAAAACGTTTGAACAGTTGGCGCCGGGTGTGCAACTAGCGCTCAGTGAAGGCTTTCTTAGCAGCTTGATTCCGGCTCTGCTCGAGGGACGACTGGACTTCGCGCTGGCCATTGCCGACCCCACAGATCTGCCTTATGAACTGGTCTTCAAACCGCTGATGGACGTGATTGCCTTGCCCGCCGGAAGACAGGGCCATCCGCTGGCCAAGGCGAAAACCTGGGATGAGCTTCGTGACGCGACCTGGGTTTTGAACTACTCGGCGGGCAGTCAGAGCGAGACGCTGGTGAGCTGGCTTCGAGGCCAGGGTCTGGCGGAGCCACGCAAGATGGTCAACTGCACCTCCTCCACGCTGATGAGCGAGCTGATGAGGCGCACTGATGTACTTGGCTTCTGCCCCGAAATTCTCCTGAACGACAAGATTTATGGAGCAGGACTACAGCGTCTGCACGTGGAGCCACTGCCACCCCCCATGGCGCTTGGCTTGGTCCAGTTGCGCGGTGTGCCGTTGAGCAGCGCAGCGAAGCCACTGGCGACACTGTTCATGAAGTATTTCCGCAAGACTTAGGAAGTGATTAGACATGCTTGTATCGGCCCAGAGCTCTGAGAATCATTGCGCAGACTGATATCCGGCCCTGGGGCTGCTTCAGGCTACAGAGAGCCGCAGACTCTCCTGCGATCCAGATGTAGCCAGGCCATGAACAGCGACATGCTCATGGACGGCATCCGCTGCGACTCCACCACCAACCGTAACTTTGAAGATCGTCAAGGCCGAGGGGATATCACCCACCTCATGAGTGCCGTGATCGCGCACCAGATGGACACCGTCTGCCAAGCCCATTCCAGGCTCAGCCCGGCAAGCCGTTCGACTTGACCGAGCTGCGGGTCAGCAAGCGCTGTGAACAGTTCACCATGCACCAAGTACATACCGGCAAGAAGCCCTGGCAGGCCGCCGGCCATAACTGTGTAGGACACAAAAGCCGTGATCCGCGAGGGCCTGCAGTCCGGCCCTGAGCATGCCTGGCTCAGCCGCAGCGATGCCCACATTCCTGCCGCAACACAGGTGCTCTGCGGCGGCGAGCATGCCTCGGTGACCTTCCCCGTCCAGCGACTGGTAGCCCTTCTTCTGGCTCCCTGGGTTCTCGGGTCGCAGAGATTGAAGGCGCCTATTCCCGCCCATCCATGATGGCTAAGTCTCTGCCTGACTTGGTCTTGCTGAGTCCAGATGGGTTCATCGCATAGGGAAACGCTCGGCCCAGTGGCGAGCCAAATCAATACGGCGGCACACCCACACGTTGTCGTGCTTCTGGATGTGGTCGAGGAAGCGCTGCAGCGCTGTAATCCGGCCGGGACGGCCCAGCAGTCGGCAGTGCATGCCGATGCTCATCATCTTGGGGGCGTTGTCGCCGCTGGCATTGCCCTCGGCGTACAGGACATCGAATGTGTCCTTCATGTACTGGAAGAACGGATCGGCATGCGAGTAACCCTGGGGCAGCGCAAAGCGCATATCGTTCACGTCCAGCGTGTAGGGAACGATGAGCTGGTTGTGCGTCGTGCCGTCGCTCTTGGCGACCTTCATCCAGAAGGGCAGGTCGTCGCCGTAGTAATCGCTGTCGTAGCTGAAGCGGCCGGCATCGGCCACCAGACGGTGGCTGTTGGGGCTGTCGCGGCCGGTGTACCAGCCCAGGCCGTGGTCGCCGTCCGCTCCGTACAGCTCTTCAAAGATGTCCACGCATTGCTGCATGTGGGCGCGCTCGATCTCCTCGGGCACGTTCTGGTAGTGAATCCACTTCAGGCCGTGGCAGGCCACTTCGTGACCGAGTTCGTCAAAGGCCTGGGCCAGCTCGCGATGCTTTTGCAGCGCCGTGGCCACGCCGAACACGGTCAGCGGCAGACCGCGCTTCTCGAACTCCTTGAGAATGCGCCACACGCCGGCGCGCGAGCCGTATTCATAGATGCCGTCCATGCTCATGTGACGGTCCGGGTAGCTGGCGGGATTGAACATCTCCGACAGAAACTGCTCGCTGCCGGGGTCGCCATGCAGGATATGGTTCTCACCGCCTTCTTCGTAGTTCAGCACGAACTGAACGGCCACGCGGGCTTTGCCGGGCCATTCGGGATGGGGCGTGTTGCGGCCGTAGCCAATCAGGTCGCGTGGGTAGGAGGCGGTGGAATCGTAAGTCATAGGGATACGGATGAAAGTGCCATCGACAGATCGCGCGTTGGCAAAATACGGTTGAAGGACATGTCCTCTTCCATGTGATCGAGGTGCTGCAACATCAGCTGCACCGCATGTTCGGCATCGCCCGCAGCCAGCGCGGTCACGATGTCGGCATGTTCTTCGTGCGAATGCTCGGCCGCCGGTGCAGACTGGTACATCAGGGTGATCAATGCGCAGCGGGAAATCAGCTCGCCCAGCAGCTGTGCCAGCACCTCGTTGCCCATGAGCTCGGCCATGCGCACGTGGAAGTCGCCCAGCATCTCGGAGCGTTGGCCCACGTCATTCGCTTCCATGGCCTTCCTCTCGGCAGCCACATGTGCCTTGAGTTCCAACAAGCGAGAAGGTGTCTGCTGCGCAGCAAAATTGCGCACCATTTCGGCCTCTAGCATTCGGCGCACGGCAAACACCTGGCGCGCTTCCTCGACCGAAGGCGTGGCCACAAAGGCACCGCGCGTAGGCTCCAGCTTGATCAGGCGGTTCTGTGAAGCCTGAAACAAAGCCTGGCGAACCAGAGTGCGGGAAACGCCAAAGTGGTTGGCCAGCTTCTGCTCCGACAGCTTGGTACCCGGCATCAGTCGATGTTCAACGATTGCTTTGGTCAGACTTTCAGCGATAGACCAAGTGAGTGAGGTTTCCATTGCTTCATCATAAATCTTGAACTCAAGACTTGTATACAACATCAATAAATGAAAGCCTAGGTGTTCTCCCTTGGTTCACCTTCGCAGTTCACCAAGCAACCGTCAGCGGACGATAAAGAGATAGCACGCCCGGCCTATTTGGCCTACTCTCCTCCTTAGGAGGGCGCCATTACATGACCTTCTGCATGCAACCGTTGCCAGTTGCTATCGCGGGCACGGGCGAACTCTTCCACTCTGCAGAGCAACCACTTAGGTATGGTACGGTCGCATAAAATCAATTGAATGAGTACTCCAGTCATCACTAAAACCAAGATCGCCGAGCGTCTCATAGAGTCGATCCTGACAGCCAAGCTACGTCCGGGAGAGAAGCTTGGTGAACAAGACATTGCGGACTTATTTCAGGTCAGTCGAACCTTGGTCCGCGAGGCATTGATGCATCTGCAGACCCGAGGTTTTGTGGAGGTCCGATCCAGGGTTGGCTGGTATGTTGCAGAGCCTTCGTTTGAAGAGGCTCAGGAAACCTATGCGGCGCGGCGCGTCGTTGAGCCAGGCATGCTACGTGATGCTGGTCAGCCCTTGCAGACGACACTTAAGCGCCTGCGCAAGCATATCGCTGAAGAACGCAAAGCCATTGCCTGTGGAGATGCGGAAGCTCGCAGCTGGCTGCTGGCCGACTTTCATATCTGCCTGGCCGAGTGTCTTGGCAATCGTTTTTTGACGTCCATGATGGTCGATCTCTCTGCGAGAACGACTCTGATTTCGGATCTATACCAATCGAAAACCGAGGCCAAGGTTTTCAATGACGATCATGCAGCCATCGTTGATGCGCTGGCGGAAGGCGACAATTTAAAGGCTGAACAGTTAATGATTGCTCATATCGATGCCTTGGCATCGCGCCTTGATGAAAGCCTGATTGGTCGTCGCGGAGCCCGCAACCGACTGCGCTCCATCCTGGCTCCTGAAGATTCGTCTTCAGCCAAATAAGTGTTCTGACGCCAGCAGGCGTCCTCCAATTCAGCCCGATCCAGCCGCTCGGCTGCTTCGCTGATTTTGGCCCTAGCTCCCAACACTTCCTGGCGAGCCAGCATTGAAGCTTGAAACG
This DNA window, taken from Comamonas testosteroni TK102, encodes the following:
- a CDS encoding M20 aminoacylase family protein, giving the protein MHSKFSSYIDTDAMLAWRHAIHRQPELGFEEFQTSALVAHCLHEWGYEVTTGLAGTGLVGSLKFGPGSRRLGLRAEMDALPIQEDTGLPWASEVPGKMHGCGHDGHTTMLLGAAQALAKLHREGKHVMDGMLHLIFQPAEELGGAGGAQRMMKEGLFSRFPCDAVFAMHNMPGMEQGQILFREGACMASSDRATLVFEGCGGHGAMPHLATDPTVVAASTVMALQSIVARNVDPLASAVITVGRLQAGKTYNVIPETAELELSIRALKPEVRDLLEERIRAVAQGQADSFGAQCHITYERGYPVLVNSPAETRLAMGIARSLFGDARVIANADPLCASEDFAYMLEERPGCYLFIGNGDNGHTHGSASGPCNVHNPSFDFNDRNLETGATFWTALAHFFLSTHAPS
- a CDS encoding universal stress protein; translation: MFKHILIPTDGSKLSEAALRAGMQLAKEQGAKVTALYVMPDYTAMIYGAEAMMAYNSAEMAKSAEKEADQVLKIATDIAAAEGVDCKTARMTNISISQAIIHQAQDSHCDLICMASHGRKGIAGILLGSETQRVLVNSSIPVLVHRPV
- a CDS encoding helix-turn-helix domain-containing protein codes for the protein MEISEVVRRTGLPPSTLRFYEEKGLIHSIGRQGQRRLFDAQVLERLSVIALGCAAGFSLEEIRSMLPSDGKVQVSREMLLAKADQVQQSIKRLKAVRDGLRHAANCPEKNHLDCARFQGLMHAALAGKITPLTVAASKAKGVELLL
- a CDS encoding GntR family transcriptional regulator, coding for METSLTWSIAESLTKAIVEHRLMPGTKLSEQKLANHFGVSRTLVRQALFQASQNRLIKLEPTRGAFVATPSVEEARQVFAVRRMLEAEMVRNFAAQQTPSRLLELKAHVAAERKAMEANDVGQRSEMLGDFHVRMAELMGNEVLAQLLGELISRCALITLMYQSAPAAEHSHEEHADIVTALAAGDAEHAVQLMLQHLDHMEEDMSFNRILPTRDLSMALSSVSL
- a CDS encoding GntR family transcriptional regulator, whose protein sequence is MSTPVITKTKIAERLIESILTAKLRPGEKLGEQDIADLFQVSRTLVREALMHLQTRGFVEVRSRVGWYVAEPSFEEAQETYAARRVVEPGMLRDAGQPLQTTLKRLRKHIAEERKAIACGDAEARSWLLADFHICLAECLGNRFLTSMMVDLSARTTLISDLYQSKTEAKVFNDDHAAIVDALAEGDNLKAEQLMIAHIDALASRLDESLIGRRGARNRLRSILAPEDSSSAK
- the puuE gene encoding allantoinase PuuE; amino-acid sequence: MTYDSTASYPRDLIGYGRNTPHPEWPGKARVAVQFVLNYEEGGENHILHGDPGSEQFLSEMFNPASYPDRHMSMDGIYEYGSRAGVWRILKEFEKRGLPLTVFGVATALQKHRELAQAFDELGHEVACHGLKWIHYQNVPEEIERAHMQQCVDIFEELYGADGDHGLGWYTGRDSPNSHRLVADAGRFSYDSDYYGDDLPFWMKVAKSDGTTHNQLIVPYTLDVNDMRFALPQGYSHADPFFQYMKDTFDVLYAEGNASGDNAPKMMSIGMHCRLLGRPGRITALQRFLDHIQKHDNVWVCRRIDLARHWAERFPMR
- a CDS encoding LysR substrate-binding domain-containing protein — its product is MKNHQIRAFTQVAESGSIRAAARALFLSQSALTKSLRELEEDVGAELLVRSYRGIEFTPAGKVLLSHTRLALSMLDKAREEVRLIRGGSGARVAVAMSPLVSIKALPEVWKTFEQLAPGVQLALSEGFLSSLIPALLEGRLDFALAIADPTDLPYELVFKPLMDVIALPAGRQGHPLAKAKTWDELRDATWVLNYSAGSQSETLVSWLRGQGLAEPRKMVNCTSSTLMSELMRRTDVLGFCPEILLNDKIYGAGLQRLHVEPLPPPMALGLVQLRGVPLSSAAKPLATLFMKYFRKT
- a CDS encoding tripartite tricarboxylate transporter substrate binding protein, encoding MKKTVSTFRRHAFVLSLASLCVAPFAMGAARAADLRVVTLLVPYPAGGLSDSIARAISAALGRALNQQVIVDNLGGVSGSLAAQKVLNAPADGHMIFLGSPNEVILSPMVNAAVKLRAEDFRMLGQVAVNPLVLLTRSTLPVRNVDEFIAYAKTQDKGLSYGSVGMGSMYHLLAESMAQQTQIHVTHVPYKGMAPMVQDVGGNSIDFAILPYATSFKGMSEQGRLRLIGWLAPTRSELDTSVPALGEGQILKNFSHSTWAGLMVSRKTPEDMVVRLNKALAEVLRDPEVRRQIAATGSEAPQPQTLAEAERKLREDTVKFRAMAKNIQLQPQ
- a CDS encoding DUF2938 family protein; translated protein: MINLTSIFTPALAVGIGATLLMDLWSAMLRRMGVATLNYALLGRWCLHWRSGTWFHQSIGEACAAHGEKIIGWTVHYLTGILFAMMFLSIAEPSWTEDPALVPALVFGAATVALPWFVLQPALGAGVASGKTPRPWRNRAVGLTTHLVFGGNLYLCAKAMALI